One Microbacter margulisiae genomic window carries:
- a CDS encoding IS5 family transposase produces MYLVLDKDTINKEIVPFIPVPKRGFRTKCDIAEIVNCILYKLKTGCQWHMLPVKSLFSNVVLHYKTVFGYFRTWCKSGVLQQIWFGLLNKYRASLDMSSVDLDGSHTPALRGGEQVAYQGRKKRKTTNALYLTDRQGIPLAISDPIEGNHNDLHQIKERFTDIIDSLNNSDIRVDGLFLNADAGFDSAEFREFCSSHEIIPNIAINWRNAAHTDDIFFDELLYQQRYCIERTNAWMDSFRSLLNRFDVTCSSWQSFNLIAFIVILLKKITKQKKSR; encoded by the coding sequence ATGTACTTAGTACTCGACAAAGATACAATAAATAAAGAAATAGTGCCATTCATCCCTGTACCCAAGAGAGGGTTCAGGACAAAGTGTGATATCGCCGAGATTGTTAACTGCATATTGTACAAATTAAAAACAGGTTGTCAATGGCATATGTTGCCCGTTAAAAGTTTATTTTCTAATGTCGTATTGCATTATAAGACTGTTTTCGGTTATTTTCGTACATGGTGTAAATCAGGAGTGTTACAACAAATCTGGTTTGGTTTATTGAATAAATACAGAGCCTCATTGGACATGTCCAGTGTTGATTTGGATGGCAGCCATACCCCCGCATTACGTGGAGGAGAACAGGTTGCTTATCAGGGTCGGAAGAAAAGGAAGACTACCAATGCTCTTTATCTTACAGACAGACAAGGTATCCCATTGGCCATATCAGACCCGATAGAAGGGAATCACAATGATTTACATCAAATTAAAGAACGTTTTACCGACATTATTGATTCGCTGAATAACTCCGATATAAGAGTTGATGGTCTTTTTCTTAATGCCGATGCAGGTTTTGACTCTGCGGAGTTCAGAGAATTCTGTTCTTCCCATGAAATAATACCCAACATCGCTATTAACTGGCGTAACGCAGCACATACGGATGATATATTCTTCGATGAATTGCTCTATCAGCAACGCTATTGCATAGAAAGAACCAATGCATGGATGGATAGTTTCAGATCTCTATTGAACAGATTTGATGTTACTTGCTCCAGTTGGCAAAGCTTTAACCTTATCGCTTTTATCGTGATACTACTTAAGAAAATTACTAAACAGAAAAAGTCAAGATGA
- a CDS encoding RagB/SusD family nutrient uptake outer membrane protein: protein MKPYKYNMRYFIRSILFIFLMLMWGCTNLNEQVYSTITGSNFLQTHQNVIQDFIRSFEHCYWSIAGNETYEMEEDCADQLMTPTRGGDWYNGGEFARLHYHTWTANDNFTSDAWNAFYEGICLATNSMQDLQGIRNNTQKLAQVDFTQAQIDEMIAELRVMRAWMYIRALDFYRNIVLVPSVQGVSQGEPQVSPQVAFAYIESELKEAIPNLYTNDQLGDNAIGRWTKGGAAALLVRLYLNSKVWTGVDRFDSCAQVCQDIIDGKYGTYALDSTWYGPFDYTNSTSKEVIFGFPGSYGLSHWQYGSDMYWWMLPYQAPRYFGFTDWGDANPKYSLQPGRDVDSVEYSFALGKPFMKFQKYPDDYRLQLYKNLGGSKRQGMFLYGYLTYTDSNGQLDTIKGDGGPYPLYIRDQSGWFLGAKPGTKIADKESDMLHADDNSGIYPVKYPFYPSSDPNKISSAYAEIRLAEIYYSLAECKYRAGDKAGAAVLLNDVRKRDYPSGSPSLYKPDGSQLTDQEMIDEWGREFLVEGRRRTDLIRWGVFNSGTWWDKQPDPDNHTDIYPIGESVLNASRQLKQNPGY from the coding sequence ATGAAACCGTATAAATATAACATGAGATACTTTATTAGAAGTATATTATTCATTTTTCTGATGTTAATGTGGGGTTGCACAAATCTTAACGAACAAGTATATAGCACTATTACTGGTAGTAATTTCTTGCAAACACATCAAAATGTAATCCAGGATTTTATACGTTCGTTTGAACACTGTTACTGGTCTATCGCTGGAAATGAAACATATGAAATGGAAGAAGATTGCGCTGACCAGCTCATGACCCCCACCAGAGGAGGAGATTGGTATAATGGTGGTGAATTTGCCAGACTTCACTACCATACATGGACAGCTAACGATAATTTTACTAGTGATGCTTGGAATGCTTTTTATGAGGGGATTTGCCTTGCGACTAATTCTATGCAAGATTTACAGGGTATTCGAAATAATACACAGAAATTAGCGCAAGTTGATTTTACTCAAGCCCAAATAGATGAAATGATTGCGGAACTCAGAGTGATGAGAGCTTGGATGTATATTCGTGCATTAGATTTTTATAGAAACATAGTCCTTGTCCCATCTGTCCAAGGTGTGTCACAGGGTGAACCTCAAGTTTCTCCTCAAGTGGCGTTTGCTTATATTGAGTCAGAATTAAAAGAGGCGATACCTAATCTTTATACAAACGATCAATTAGGGGACAATGCTATTGGTCGTTGGACAAAAGGAGGTGCCGCTGCATTACTCGTCCGTCTGTACCTAAATTCAAAAGTTTGGACAGGGGTAGATAGGTTTGACTCTTGTGCGCAAGTATGCCAGGATATCATAGATGGCAAATATGGGACGTATGCTTTAGATTCTACATGGTATGGCCCATTTGATTACACAAATTCTACCTCGAAAGAAGTTATTTTTGGATTCCCTGGGTCTTATGGCCTTTCACATTGGCAATATGGAAGTGACATGTATTGGTGGATGTTGCCTTATCAAGCTCCGCGTTATTTTGGCTTTACAGATTGGGGAGATGCAAATCCAAAATATTCCCTACAGCCAGGAAGAGATGTAGATAGCGTAGAATATAGTTTTGCATTGGGAAAGCCTTTTATGAAATTTCAAAAATACCCAGATGATTATCGTTTACAGTTATATAAGAACTTAGGTGGAAGTAAAAGACAAGGGATGTTTCTATATGGATATCTTACTTACACTGATAGCAATGGACAATTGGATACAATTAAAGGCGATGGGGGCCCATATCCTCTTTATATTCGAGATCAATCAGGGTGGTTTTTAGGAGCAAAGCCTGGGACTAAAATTGCAGATAAAGAATCGGATATGCTTCATGCTGACGATAACTCTGGGATTTACCCCGTAAAGTATCCCTTTTATCCCAGTAGCGATCCCAATAAAATTTCTTCTGCCTATGCTGAAATAAGGCTGGCTGAAATTTATTATTCGCTTGCAGAATGTAAATATAGAGCTGGAGATAAGGCAGGGGCAGCTGTTTTGCTGAATGATGTTCGTAAAAGAGATTACCCTTCAGGATCACCTAGCTTATATAAGCCTGATGGGAGTCAATTAACTGATCAAGAAATGATAGATGAATGGGGACGTGAGTTTTTAGTAGAAGGTCGTAGACGTACAGATCTGATTCGTTGGGGTGTGTTTAATTCTGGTACATGGTGGGATAAACAACCGGATCCTGACAATCATACAGACATTTATCCTATAGGGGAGTCAGTGCTTAATGCATCTCGTCAGCTAAAACAGAATCCTGGATATTAA
- a CDS encoding TonB-dependent receptor domain-containing protein encodes MYTVTFNVAPRHAWTNLADYSNFNYALTMNPTQPIYDKTSGGFNYIQSNWGGNGNNPVEAAKTILAQQGINYLDIDGSLKLNICKNLYTKIILSDVSSEYRGYNFVPSTNTTVIHGSGRSTASQSLDQYDQDNLEWFGNYTQSIGKHSFILMGGYSYEQNVASGFNAANEGFPSDVLTYNNLGSGSYNLVQGINNVGSYKNSSKLISFFGRLNYDYDQKYYVTASLRREGSTKFGLSHKWGSFPAASIAWRITQEKFMQSFSWLNELKLRADYGITGNQDFGDYLSQNTYGGFGYYPYDGVTYQDWGPTQNANYDLHWETAINFNAGIDFEVLNSKITGSVDYFRRTNKDLLGWYSVPNPPNLVQQTYANVGSMRNSGIEVQLNAKAIQNTQFRYNISFNCATDNNVFLSFSNNLFQGQNYVDVVSMAAPGSPGTIQRLQAGKRIGSFYMLKSAGVDKNGELLVYNKNNEVVPASSATFDDRRFVGNGLPKFTANLDNHFDYKQWGLDIFLRGVFGYKIFNTNAFYMGTPATQLGANVLTCAYNSNSKYSKLTNNASYGILSDYFLEPGDFIKIDHVTLGYTVPIKNKDVHSMKIYVTANNLKTFTKFTGGDPESTNINGLYPGVNSSLSYYPSTMQLMFGLIVNFE; translated from the coding sequence TTGTATACTGTAACATTCAATGTAGCACCTCGTCACGCATGGACAAATTTGGCAGATTATTCTAATTTCAATTATGCGTTGACAATGAATCCTACTCAACCAATTTATGATAAAACATCAGGTGGTTTTAATTATATTCAATCTAATTGGGGGGGAAATGGCAATAATCCGGTTGAAGCAGCAAAAACAATACTTGCTCAGCAAGGGATCAATTATCTTGATATAGATGGATCGTTAAAATTGAATATTTGCAAAAATCTATATACCAAGATCATTTTGAGTGATGTGTCTTCTGAATATCGTGGCTACAATTTTGTTCCTTCAACCAATACAACTGTTATTCATGGGAGTGGACGTAGTACTGCGTCTCAATCATTGGATCAGTATGATCAAGACAATTTAGAATGGTTTGGTAATTATACCCAAAGTATTGGTAAACATTCTTTCATATTGATGGGGGGCTATTCTTATGAACAAAATGTTGCTTCTGGATTTAATGCTGCTAATGAAGGATTTCCCTCGGATGTGTTAACATATAACAATTTGGGTTCTGGGAGCTATAACCTTGTTCAAGGCATCAATAATGTTGGGTCTTATAAAAATAGTTCTAAACTTATTTCTTTTTTTGGACGATTAAACTATGATTATGATCAGAAGTATTATGTTACGGCTAGCTTAAGGCGTGAGGGGTCAACAAAATTTGGTCTTAGCCATAAATGGGGAAGCTTCCCCGCGGCATCAATAGCTTGGCGCATAACTCAAGAAAAATTTATGCAAAGCTTTTCTTGGTTAAATGAATTGAAGTTAAGAGCAGATTATGGTATAACAGGGAATCAGGATTTTGGAGATTATCTTTCCCAAAATACTTATGGTGGTTTTGGTTATTATCCATATGATGGTGTAACTTACCAAGATTGGGGACCTACTCAAAATGCTAATTATGATCTTCATTGGGAAACAGCAATCAATTTTAATGCAGGGATTGACTTTGAAGTATTAAACAGCAAAATAACAGGTAGCGTTGATTATTTTAGGCGGACCAATAAAGATTTGTTAGGTTGGTATTCGGTTCCAAATCCTCCCAATCTAGTACAACAAACTTATGCTAATGTAGGTAGTATGAGAAATTCAGGGATTGAAGTACAATTGAATGCCAAAGCGATACAAAATACACAATTTAGATATAACATTTCATTTAATTGTGCTACGGACAATAATGTATTCTTATCTTTTTCCAATAATCTTTTCCAGGGACAAAATTATGTTGATGTTGTGAGTATGGCTGCACCGGGTAGTCCAGGGACAATACAGCGTTTACAGGCAGGGAAAAGAATCGGGAGTTTTTATATGCTAAAGTCTGCTGGCGTTGATAAAAATGGAGAATTATTAGTTTATAATAAAAATAACGAAGTTGTACCTGCAAGTAGCGCTACTTTTGATGATAGACGATTTGTGGGGAATGGATTACCAAAATTTACAGCAAATCTTGATAACCATTTTGATTATAAGCAATGGGGTTTGGATATTTTTTTACGCGGTGTTTTTGGATATAAAATATTTAATACTAATGCATTTTACATGGGGACGCCAGCTACACAATTAGGGGCGAACGTTCTAACTTGTGCGTATAATTCAAATAGTAAATATTCGAAACTTACCAATAATGCGTCTTATGGAATATTGTCAGATTATTTTCTTGAGCCAGGTGATTTTATAAAAATTGATCATGTGACTTTGGGATATACTGTCCCCATTAAGAATAAAGATGTTCATTCTATGAAAATATATGTTACCGCAAATAATCTGAAGACCTTTACAAAATTCACTGGTGGAGATCCTGAAAGTACAAATATTAATGGATTGTATCCTGGAGTGAATTCTTCCTTGTCATACTATCCATCCACGATGCAGTTGATGTTTGGATTAATAGTTAATTTTGAATAA
- a CDS encoding carboxypeptidase-like regulatory domain-containing protein — MRTKENNTKKRRWKSNVMWCFFVLLTFFPLFLNAQISINVKQQPLKDIIKLIETQSKYRFFYNVDLKGLDQLCTINIDNGSIEQTLSLLLPKLGIGYKMESSNLIALFLKQNVKEYTVPSSQKGTEKITGRVVDNKGEPLPGVTVIIQGTSKGTITDADGNYTLQNVSPGQTLEFSFIGMQNQEMKIVEKKSINITLSESATSLNEVLVIGYGTLNKKEISSSITHLSAKNLPTIGGNSALMSLQGQVAGLSVTNTATADPNATPSLQLMGVSSRNAGLGPLYVIDGVVGGDINNLNEDDIQSIDILKSGAASAIYGSQGSNGVILITTKHGEGAPHLTYNSYYTLNYVNDNISVLSKDDFLANKRGVDFGGSTNWMKAVTNSPAFSEKQTLQFSGGGNKTNY; from the coding sequence ATGAGAACAAAAGAAAACAACACAAAAAAAAGGAGATGGAAAAGCAATGTCATGTGGTGCTTTTTTGTACTATTGACATTTTTCCCTCTTTTCCTGAATGCACAAATCAGCATCAATGTCAAACAGCAACCCTTGAAAGACATCATTAAGCTGATAGAAACGCAAAGTAAATATCGTTTTTTTTACAATGTAGACTTGAAAGGGTTGGATCAGTTATGTACAATAAACATAGATAACGGCTCGATTGAGCAAACCCTATCCTTGTTGTTGCCAAAATTAGGAATAGGTTATAAAATGGAGTCCAGTAATCTTATTGCCCTATTTCTAAAACAAAATGTAAAGGAATACACTGTACCGTCATCTCAAAAAGGTACGGAAAAAATTACAGGTAGAGTAGTTGACAATAAAGGCGAACCTCTTCCAGGGGTAACCGTTATTATTCAAGGGACATCGAAAGGAACGATTACAGATGCAGATGGAAATTACACACTGCAAAATGTTTCTCCCGGGCAAACGTTAGAATTTTCGTTTATTGGAATGCAAAACCAAGAAATGAAGATTGTAGAGAAAAAGTCTATTAATATAACATTAAGTGAATCAGCAACTTCTCTAAATGAAGTGTTGGTGATTGGATATGGAACGCTTAATAAAAAAGAAATTTCTAGTTCTATTACGCATCTAAGCGCAAAAAACTTGCCTACTATAGGTGGAAACAGTGCCCTTATGTCTTTACAAGGACAGGTTGCTGGTTTGTCAGTAACTAACACTGCAACTGCAGACCCTAATGCGACCCCCAGCTTGCAGTTAATGGGCGTATCTTCTCGTAATGCAGGATTAGGCCCACTATATGTAATAGATGGCGTTGTTGGAGGTGATATTAACAACTTGAATGAAGATGATATTCAATCCATTGATATATTAAAAAGTGGAGCTGCATCAGCGATATATGGTTCACAAGGAAGTAATGGGGTGATTCTTATTACTACAAAACATGGAGAAGGAGCTCCTCATCTTACGTATAACTCTTATTATACTTTAAATTATGTCAATGATAATATTTCTGTCCTCTCCAAAGATGATTTTTTGGCTAATAAAAGGGGTGTCGATTTTGGAGGTAGTACCAATTGGATGAAAGCTGTTACGAACTCTCCTGCCTTTTCAGAGAAGCAAACTTTACAGTTTTCTGGCGGGGGTAATAAAACTAATTATTGA
- a CDS encoding FecR family protein — translation MTDKIYMNQEEYIKIFERYVSGNASDEEIARLIEWMKNDPSLSNWFEMQIGNASSGIDPAIQSCMLSAIQKEIGKKDVKSKHPYGTKINWLYKVAIILLPLLSALGMYLYMSGRSVIDTDTSPYIVSVDKGQKASVVLADGTKVWLNSQSQLVCDPGFNVQKRELHLTGEAYFEVAHNAAKPFIVECNNISVEALGTEFVVKAYDDDKTVSSVLIKGKVSVGTPEGKDVLIPNERIEYNRVTHKRTLENVTNAIDFADWRYNELRIENESLEEIAQTLERKYNIDLVFASEALKHQHYTGTLNNTSLESVLNLLALTSPLEFMMENHEVVLFEKNK, via the coding sequence ATGACAGATAAAATATATATGAATCAGGAAGAATATATTAAAATCTTTGAACGATATGTATCCGGCAATGCATCTGACGAGGAGATTGCTAGGCTAATCGAATGGATGAAAAATGATCCGTCACTTTCGAATTGGTTTGAAATGCAAATTGGAAATGCCTCCTCCGGAATTGACCCTGCAATACAATCTTGTATGCTCAGTGCTATCCAAAAAGAAATTGGGAAAAAGGATGTAAAATCTAAACACCCGTATGGAACAAAAATCAATTGGTTGTATAAAGTGGCCATCATACTATTACCTTTACTTTCTGCATTGGGCATGTATCTTTACATGTCAGGGAGAAGCGTCATAGATACAGATACTTCTCCATATATTGTTTCTGTTGATAAAGGACAAAAGGCAAGTGTAGTTTTGGCTGATGGAACGAAGGTCTGGCTAAATTCACAGTCTCAATTGGTGTGTGATCCTGGTTTTAATGTACAAAAGAGGGAGCTTCATCTAACCGGAGAGGCTTATTTTGAAGTTGCACATAATGCTGCTAAGCCTTTTATTGTAGAGTGCAACAATATTTCTGTAGAAGCGCTTGGAACAGAGTTTGTTGTCAAAGCCTATGATGATGATAAAACCGTATCGTCCGTGTTGATTAAAGGCAAAGTAAGTGTTGGAACACCGGAGGGAAAAGATGTGCTTATCCCGAATGAACGAATAGAATACAACAGGGTTACCCATAAAAGGACATTGGAAAATGTAACGAATGCGATTGACTTTGCAGATTGGCGTTATAATGAATTGAGAATTGAAAACGAATCGTTAGAAGAGATAGCCCAAACCCTTGAACGAAAATACAATATCGATCTGGTATTTGCGTCCGAAGCATTAAAACATCAGCATTATACTGGAACCCTTAATAATACCAGTTTAGAAAGCGTACTCAACTTGTTGGCATTAACTTCTCCATTAGAGTTCATGATGGAAAATCACGAAGTAGTGTTGTTTGAAAAAAACAAATAA
- a CDS encoding RNA polymerase sigma-70 factor, producing MTEKEELQLLAKGSSSAFESLYNRYSSKLYNFMLKMTHGNRYITEELVQRTFVKIWEQRNKIDPDKSFLSFLCTIAKNLLLNEYEHETVKYVYTEYIKKSITEQQYDNTTEKEVDRKILESLIDKLIGELPPKRKEIFILSRKYGMSNKRIAEKMHISESTIETQLAKALIYMKNNLKHYINCILII from the coding sequence ATGACAGAAAAGGAGGAATTGCAGTTACTTGCTAAAGGAAGTTCTTCAGCATTTGAGAGCTTGTATAATCGTTACAGTAGTAAATTATATAATTTTATGCTGAAAATGACACATGGTAATCGTTATATTACCGAAGAGTTAGTTCAGCGTACATTTGTTAAAATATGGGAACAACGGAACAAAATAGATCCGGACAAATCATTTCTTTCATTTTTATGTACAATAGCCAAAAACCTGCTTTTGAATGAATATGAACATGAAACTGTAAAGTATGTTTATACTGAATATATAAAAAAGAGTATTACAGAACAGCAATATGATAATACAACGGAAAAAGAGGTTGACCGGAAGATACTGGAGAGTCTTATTGACAAACTTATTGGAGAATTGCCTCCAAAACGAAAGGAAATTTTCATTTTGAGCCGTAAATATGGCATGTCAAATAAACGGATAGCCGAGAAAATGCATATTTCAGAAAGTACAATCGAAACACAACTAGCTAAAGCATTGATTTATATGAAAAACAACTTAAAACACTATATAAACTGTATTTTGATAATTTGA
- a CDS encoding glycoside hydrolase family 2 TIM barrel-domain containing protein, producing MCQKIKLYRISLILFLQMILNSVCVQGQYSASIVLNGTNVKREKILFDNNWLFHKGGAQGAEAMKFDDTRWCKVDLPHDWSIENLPGTSSPFNQDAISQVGGGFTIGGTGWYRKIFIMPLYQTKKTVLIEFDGVYMNADVWLNGQHLGFHPYGYTSFWYDITDKIRFGKENVLAVQVKNEGQNSRWYSGSGIYRHVWLTILNPIHVAHWGVSVTTPQVSKKTADINVKTIVQNKTDSVANIKLVTCLLDNHGNNVTKIISEQKIASDSNYQFKQYANISSPNLWSIDTPNLYAAITKVYLNTQLQDSLKTVFGIRTLSYDAVKGFRLNGETIKLKGGAVHQDNGPLGAKAYDRAEIRRIELLKASGFNAVRCAHNPPSPAFLSACDSIGLMVIDEAFDMWENGKNPFDYHLYFDKWWHRDIKSMIQRDRNHPSIIMWSIGNEIPDMDSAKVVNVASKLSKYVRMMDQSRGVTAAVNSVNKNKDPFFSNLDVCGYNYARDQYEPDHLRHPNRIIFATESYSLEAYEYWMAVLDHPWVIGDFVWTAFDYIGEASIGWRGYPQSCDFYPWNLAYCGDIDICGWKRSQSFYRDALWKKNQLSIFVKNPVPSFKVNPNRALWSKWNWQDVIADWNWQGYKNKPLKVYVYSSCDQVELFLNGKSLGRKKTNSSTKYMAIWQVPYQPGTLKAIGYSETKPVNVSILKTAKAPALIKLSADRTQIHADNQDLSYVTVEITDVDGVRDPKAENLIKFQIQGQGTIVGVGNANPVSTESYQLPQRKAWKGRCLVIVKSTKQAGIIKLQAFSRGLKPASIIIHSVR from the coding sequence ATGTGTCAAAAAATAAAATTATACCGTATATCACTGATTCTGTTCTTACAGATGATATTGAACTCTGTTTGTGTTCAAGGACAGTATTCAGCTTCAATAGTGTTAAATGGGACCAATGTTAAAAGAGAAAAGATTCTTTTTGATAATAACTGGCTTTTTCATAAAGGGGGAGCACAGGGAGCGGAAGCAATGAAATTTGATGATACGCGATGGTGTAAGGTGGATTTACCTCATGATTGGAGTATAGAAAATTTACCTGGAACCAGTTCCCCCTTTAATCAAGATGCAATAAGCCAAGTAGGTGGTGGCTTTACAATAGGGGGTACTGGTTGGTATCGAAAAATATTTATAATGCCATTGTATCAAACGAAAAAAACAGTATTAATTGAATTTGATGGGGTTTACATGAATGCTGATGTTTGGCTAAATGGACAGCATTTAGGATTTCACCCTTATGGCTATACTAGTTTTTGGTATGATATTACTGATAAAATTAGATTTGGGAAGGAAAACGTATTGGCAGTTCAGGTAAAAAATGAAGGACAAAATAGTCGTTGGTATTCTGGGTCAGGTATATATCGTCATGTGTGGTTAACTATATTGAATCCAATACATGTTGCTCATTGGGGAGTGTCTGTTACAACACCACAGGTTAGTAAAAAAACTGCTGATATAAATGTTAAAACTATAGTGCAAAATAAAACTGATTCAGTCGCTAATATAAAATTAGTTACATGTTTATTGGATAACCATGGCAACAATGTAACAAAGATTATATCTGAACAAAAAATAGCATCAGATTCGAATTATCAGTTTAAGCAGTATGCAAATATTTCTTCTCCAAATTTGTGGTCAATTGATACCCCAAATTTATATGCAGCTATTACAAAGGTTTATTTGAATACGCAATTACAGGACAGTCTTAAAACCGTATTTGGAATTAGAACACTTTCCTACGATGCTGTAAAAGGATTCAGGCTGAATGGAGAAACAATAAAACTAAAAGGAGGAGCTGTCCATCAAGATAATGGTCCGTTAGGGGCTAAAGCATATGATAGGGCAGAGATCCGAAGGATAGAACTTTTAAAAGCCAGTGGGTTTAATGCTGTCAGATGTGCTCATAATCCTCCATCTCCAGCATTTTTGTCCGCGTGTGATAGTATTGGTTTAATGGTAATTGATGAAGCATTTGATATGTGGGAAAATGGTAAAAATCCATTTGATTATCATTTGTATTTTGATAAATGGTGGCATAGAGACATTAAAAGCATGATTCAACGGGATCGTAATCATCCATCAATTATTATGTGGAGTATTGGTAATGAAATTCCAGATATGGATAGTGCTAAAGTTGTAAATGTAGCTAGTAAATTATCCAAATACGTTCGTATGATGGATCAAAGCAGGGGTGTTACTGCTGCTGTTAATAGCGTAAATAAAAATAAAGATCCGTTTTTCTCAAATTTGGACGTTTGTGGTTATAATTATGCAAGGGATCAATATGAACCAGATCATTTACGGCATCCTAATCGGATTATTTTTGCCACAGAGTCATATTCTTTAGAAGCTTATGAGTATTGGATGGCGGTATTAGACCATCCTTGGGTAATTGGTGATTTTGTGTGGACTGCTTTTGATTATATAGGTGAAGCTAGTATTGGTTGGCGGGGATATCCTCAATCATGTGATTTTTATCCCTGGAACTTAGCATATTGTGGAGATATAGATATTTGTGGATGGAAACGGTCACAGTCATTCTATCGGGATGCTCTTTGGAAAAAGAATCAGTTATCGATATTTGTCAAGAATCCAGTGCCTTCATTTAAAGTAAATCCGAATCGGGCATTGTGGAGTAAATGGAATTGGCAAGATGTAATTGCAGATTGGAACTGGCAAGGATATAAGAATAAACCATTAAAAGTATATGTTTATTCTTCTTGTGACCAAGTGGAGCTATTTTTAAATGGCAAATCGTTGGGAAGGAAAAAAACCAATAGTTCTACAAAATATATGGCTATCTGGCAAGTCCCATATCAGCCAGGCACACTCAAAGCTATTGGATATTCAGAAACGAAGCCTGTCAATGTATCCATACTTAAAACGGCTAAGGCCCCCGCCTTAATAAAACTTTCTGCTGATAGGACGCAAATACATGCCGATAATCAAGATTTAAGTTATGTAACTGTTGAAATAACAGATGTTGACGGCGTTCGAGATCCTAAAGCTGAGAATTTGATAAAATTTCAAATTCAAGGACAAGGAACTATTGTGGGTGTAGGGAATGCGAATCCTGTGAGTACGGAAAGCTATCAACTTCCTCAAAGAAAAGCATGGAAGGGTCGTTGCCTGGTAATTGTTAAATCAACCAAACAGGCAGGAATTATCAAATTACAAGCTTTTTCTCGAGGACTGAAACCTGCTTCCATTATAATTCATTCTGTGAGATAG
- a CDS encoding ROK family protein — protein MNTQQIIGIDLGGTQVRAGLVEGQRITHLVSGLIPAGGNEQEVLEALYLQVDALMQPTTRAIGIGVPSVVDVEEGIVYDVQNIPSWKEVHLRSMMEERYHIPVYVNNDANCFALGEKYFGQGRGVHSMVGLTIGTGLGSGIIIHDKLYEGINCGAGEFGEVAYLDHNYEYFASGQFFRNCYDTTGEKVFGQAVAGDKEALAIFESFGIHLGNAVKMILYAYDPELIILGGSISQSYELFQESMWRSIRRFTYQKSLEKFRLVVSELESCGVLGAAALYYDKQH, from the coding sequence ATGAATACCCAACAAATCATCGGGATTGATCTGGGCGGCACCCAGGTACGGGCTGGCCTGGTGGAAGGACAAAGGATTACACATCTTGTCTCGGGACTTATCCCTGCCGGCGGTAATGAACAAGAAGTACTGGAGGCATTATACCTGCAGGTTGATGCCCTCATGCAGCCCACAACACGAGCCATTGGTATCGGGGTTCCCAGTGTGGTGGATGTGGAAGAAGGAATTGTGTATGACGTGCAGAACATCCCTTCCTGGAAAGAGGTGCATTTAAGGAGCATGATGGAAGAAAGATACCATATTCCGGTCTATGTGAATAACGACGCGAACTGTTTTGCCCTGGGAGAGAAGTACTTCGGGCAGGGTCGCGGTGTTCATTCGATGGTAGGTTTGACCATCGGTACCGGTCTTGGATCGGGGATCATAATCCATGATAAGCTCTATGAAGGCATTAATTGCGGGGCAGGAGAATTTGGCGAGGTGGCCTATCTGGATCACAATTATGAATATTTTGCCAGCGGACAGTTTTTCCGTAATTGTTACGACACGACGGGAGAGAAGGTATTCGGGCAGGCAGTAGCAGGAGATAAGGAAGCACTGGCCATTTTTGAATCCTTTGGGATACATCTGGGGAATGCGGTGAAGATGATCCTGTATGCCTATGATCCGGAATTGATTATCCTGGGAGGTTCAATCAGCCAATCCTACGAATTGTTTCAGGAATCCATGTGGAGAAGCATCCGGAGGTTTACCTATCAGAAGTCGTTGGAGAAGTTCAGGCTGGTGGTCTCGGAACTGGAATCATGCGGAGTCCTGGGAGCAGCCGCCCTCTATTATGACAAGCAACACTGA